From the genome of Nasonia vitripennis strain AsymCx chromosome 1, Nvit_psr_1.1, whole genome shotgun sequence, one region includes:
- the LOC100115800 gene encoding RNA-binding protein 26 isoform X6, with protein MIIENPDQFKAWLTAVLEPLCDADPAALAKYVYALVKKDKTLDELRVGMVEQLDVFLQQETPNFVELLFKTLETQDYKQPSDVKDEEDGSRTPPTATTPQVSQAPIVETSNIVPLNTVTTTPALHINGSAPTNAVKRETRKSESEKEEKEREKRPRSRGRPRSRTRSRSRSWDRDRRRSRSREHIRRDRERDRSRAWRNKSPPMNIRRHERRRTRSRSNSPLRSRMRDVESRGEHRSRFRNRSPTPIRSRSRSMERSKKADRLERGELGRLDRMQDGGASPGGGTPTQDSNHGDVDMRLSTTSQSIQSVVAVASNMPRSGNFQGKRRCRDFDDVLTEYNPDAPSMEPQVPWGRHPPPPGPPMYGRGQRELISVPVAPHANSTDLPMQQQQQSHHPQHHPQQNQQQQQQRDSHPTGNPLKRKQAFDFNRLGPKQRSIHNSSNCSLELKKVPRSLNNITQLNNHFSKFGKIVNIQVNFGGDPEAALVTFQMPNEAKSAYRSTEAVLNNRFIKVFWHNNVNNNTAAGAIENVPPGKQGGQRPSVKERLGAAVTAPNKVDDNEYVPTRRTTEEQQPPQQQQQQVSQPLAPVSATKAAMVADKVLAIKKNQEMLAAKETLKKKQEEKRKEAMKLTADLRKRKQELLDKQLIELKSLIERAEKSPDQKDAIMETIKTVQSSIDSLRKDLATGNNNGQASAVAPTKPQIKTREQAQKEILDAELDLMTAQQEGQDSTELQKKLQELRAQAAAMGLNSASAGRGARPTRPARGSTHPFRGRGRGATNFTHVSVDHRPTHLLVSGYETEEKAEVLAHFQQFGEIVSQMVDDATPSIVINYKSRKEAELAMSKGRNFQDRVLSITWVASPYLHRPPPNSSGTSGTNLQSSTPSQRSTEQLQSMTDEEIDLENADVEALLLDEDEEIEDEDGEPRSWRR; from the exons ATGATCATAGAGAACCCGGACCAGTTCAAGGCGTGGCTGACGGCCGTCTTGGAGCCGCT ATGTGATGCCGATCCAGCGGCTTTAGCAAAATATGTATATGCATTAGTTAAGAAGGATAAAACTTTAGATGAACTCCGAGTTGGTATGGTGGAGCAGCTTGATGTATTTTTACAGCAAG AAACAccaaattttgtagaattATTGTTTAAGACGTTAGAAACACAAGATTACAAGCAGCCCTCTGATGTAAAAGATGAAGAGGATGGTAGTAGAACACCTCCAACGGCAACAACCCCGCAAGTATCTCAAGCACCAATAGTCGAAACGAGCAATATTGTTCCATTAAACACAGTAACTACGACGCCGGCACTTCATATTAACGGCTCGGCACCGACGAATGCTGTCAAGCGCGAGACACGAAAGTCAGAATCcgaaaaggaggaaaaagagagagaaaagcgacCACGCAGTCG cgGTCGACCAAGATCGAGAACGAGATCACGTTCAAGGTCATGGGACAGGGATAGGAGGAGATCCAGAAGTCGAGAGCATATAAGACGTGATCGAGAAAGAGATAGGAGTCGCGCCTGGAGAAACAAGTCTCCTCCAATGAATATTCGTCGACATGAACGCAG GCGGACGAGGAGTCGCAGCAATTCGCCCCTACGTTCGAGGATGCGCGATGTGGAATCGAGGGGTGAGCATAGGTCGCGCTTCCGTAATCGCTCACCCACGCCGATCAGGTCACGCTCGCGTTCCATGGAACGGAGCAAGAAGGCAGATCGGCTGGAACGCGGTGAGCTCGGCAGGCTCGACCGTATGCAGGATGGCGGAGCGAGTCCAGGAGGTGGGACTCCTACGCAGGATAGCAATCACGGCGATGTGGACATGAGGTTATCCACGACTAGTCAATCGATACAGAgcgttgttgctgttgcttCGAATATGCCCAGGTCAGGCAATTTCCAAGGCAAGAGGCGCTGCCGGGACTTTGATG ATGTACTCACGGAGTACAACCCGGACGCTCCAAGCATGGAACCACAGGTACCGTGGGGTAGGCATCCACCCCCTCCTGGTCCACCAATGTACGGTAGGGGGCAGCGCGAGCTCATAAGCGTCCCCGTAGCTCCGCATGCCAACTCGACTGATTTGCCAatgcagcaacaacaacaatctCATCATCCTCAGCACCATCCTCAGCAAaatcagcaacaacaacaacagcgagATTCGCATCCTACTGGCAATCCGCTCAAACGCAAACAggccttcgattttaaccgaCTTGGCCCCAAGCAGCGTTCTATTCACAACTCATCCAATTGCTCTCTGGAATTGAAGAAAGTTCCGCGAAGCTTGAACAACATTACTCAGTTGAACAATCACTTTAGCAAGTTTGgcaaaattgtaaatatacaAGTGAATTTCGGAGGTGACCCAGAGGCTGCTCTCGTCACCTTCCAGATGCCCAACGAGGCCAAAAGCGCCTACAGGAGCACCGAGGCTGTATTGAACAATAGGTTCATCAAAGTTTTCTGGCATAATAATGTTAACAATAACACTGCTGCTGGCGCTATCGAGAATGTGCCGCCTGGCAAACAGG GAGGTCAGCGACCTTCAGTCAAAGAAAGACTTGGTGCCGCAGTAACAGCACCTAATAAGGTTGACGACAATGAGTACGTGCCAACTCGCCGCACAACGGAAGAACAACAGCCAcctcagcagcaacaacagcaggtTAGCCAGCCTTTAGCTCCAGTTTCAGCCACCAAAGCAGCTATGGTTGCCGATAAAGTCCTCGCCATAAAAAAGAACCAAGAAATGCTCGCTGCTAAGGAAACGCTCAAGAAGAAGCAAGAGGAGAAGCGAAAAGAAGCTATGAAGCTCACAGCTGACCTTCGTAAGCGTAAGCAGGAGCTTCTCGATAAACAGCTGATCGAGTTGAAGTCACTTATCGAGCGTGCTGAGAAAAGTCCCGATCAAAAGGATGCTATTATGGAGACCATCAAAACAGTGCAGAGTTCGATAGACAGTTTAAGAAAAGATCTTGCGACGGGTAATAACAATGGGCAGGCTAGTGCTGTAGCTCCAACTAAGCCGCAGATCAAGACGCGAGAGCAAGCACAGAAGGAGATACTGGATGCTGAGCTCGATCTCATGACCGCGCAACAAGAAGGACAAGACTCGACAGAATTGCAGAAAAA GTTGCAAGAATTAAGAGCTCAAGCTGCTGCGATGGGCTTAAACAGCGCTAGCGCAGGGCGAGGAGCAAGGCCAACTAGGCCAGCACGAGGTAGCACTCATCCTTTCAGAGGACGTGGTCGTGGAGCGACAAACTTCACCCATGTCTCCGTCGACCATAGGCCAACGCATCTTCTAGTCTCTGGTTATGAAACCGAGGAGAAAGCCGAAGTATTAGCGCATTTCCAg CAATTCGGTGAAATCGTCAGTCAAATGGTGGATGACGCCACTCCTTCTATTGTAATTAATTACAAATCAAGAAAAGAAGCAGAGTTGGCAATGTCGAAAGGCAGAAATTTTCAAGACCGAGTTTTATCCATTACTTGGGTAGCAAGCCCATACTTACATCGTCCACCACCAAATAGTTCAGGCACCTCTGGTACAAACTTACAAAGCTCAACCCCTTCTCAACGATCTACGGAGCAATTACAGTCAATGACTGATGAAGAAATAGATTTAGAG aatgCAGATGTAGAGGCGTTACTTTTGGATGAAGATGAAGAAATTGAAGACGAGGACGGCGAGCCACGCAGCTGGCGGCGATAG
- the LOC100115800 gene encoding RNA-binding protein 27 isoform X4, giving the protein MIIENPDQFKAWLTAVLEPLCDADPAALAKYVYALVKKDKTLDELRVGMVEQLDVFLQQETPNFVELLFKTLETQDYKQPSDVKDEEDGSRTPPTATTPQVSQAPIVETSNIVPLNTVTTTPALHINGSAPTNAVKRETRKSESEKEEKEREKRPRSRGRPRSRTRSRSRSWDRDRRRSRSREHIRRDRERDRSRAWRNKSPPMNIRRHERRRTRSRSNSPLRSRMRDVESRGEHRSRFRNRSPTPIRSRSRSMERSKKADRLERGELGRLDRMQDGGASPGGGTPTQDSNHGDVDMRLSTTSQSIQSVVAVASNMPRSGNFQGKRRCRDFDEKGYCMRGDLCPYDHGTDPVVLEDVALSRVLTFGPQAPGAVPVAAVPEATAGGPVGVGGPNDVLTEYNPDAPSMEPQVPWGRHPPPPGPPMYGRGQRELISVPVAPHANSTDLPMQQQQQSHHPQHHPQQNQQQQQQRDSHPTGNPLKRKQAFDFNRLGPKQRSIHNSSNCSLELKKVPRSLNNITQLNNHFSKFGKIVNIQVNFGGDPEAALVTFQMPNEAKSAYRSTEAVLNNRFIKVFWHNNVNNNTAAGAIENVPPGKQGGQRPSVKERLGAAVTAPNKVDDNEYVPTRRTTEEQQPPQQQQQQVSQPLAPVSATKAAMVADKVLAIKKNQEMLAAKETLKKKQEEKRKEAMKLTADLRKRKQELLDKQLIELKSLIERAEKSPDQKDAIMETIKTVQSSIDSLRKDLATGNNNGQASAVAPTKPQIKTREQAQKEILDAELDLMTAQQEGQDSTELQKKLQELRAQAAAMGLNSASAGRGARPTRPARGSTHPFRGRGRGATNFTHVSVDHRPTHLLVSGYETEEKAEVLAHFQQFGEIVSQMVDDATPSIVINYKSRKEAELAMSKGRNFQDRVLSITWVASPYLHRPPPNSSGTSGTNLQSSTPSQRSTEQLQSMTDEEIDLENADVEALLLDEDEEIEDEDGEPRSWRR; this is encoded by the exons ATGATCATAGAGAACCCGGACCAGTTCAAGGCGTGGCTGACGGCCGTCTTGGAGCCGCT ATGTGATGCCGATCCAGCGGCTTTAGCAAAATATGTATATGCATTAGTTAAGAAGGATAAAACTTTAGATGAACTCCGAGTTGGTATGGTGGAGCAGCTTGATGTATTTTTACAGCAAG AAACAccaaattttgtagaattATTGTTTAAGACGTTAGAAACACAAGATTACAAGCAGCCCTCTGATGTAAAAGATGAAGAGGATGGTAGTAGAACACCTCCAACGGCAACAACCCCGCAAGTATCTCAAGCACCAATAGTCGAAACGAGCAATATTGTTCCATTAAACACAGTAACTACGACGCCGGCACTTCATATTAACGGCTCGGCACCGACGAATGCTGTCAAGCGCGAGACACGAAAGTCAGAATCcgaaaaggaggaaaaagagagagaaaagcgacCACGCAGTCG cgGTCGACCAAGATCGAGAACGAGATCACGTTCAAGGTCATGGGACAGGGATAGGAGGAGATCCAGAAGTCGAGAGCATATAAGACGTGATCGAGAAAGAGATAGGAGTCGCGCCTGGAGAAACAAGTCTCCTCCAATGAATATTCGTCGACATGAACGCAG GCGGACGAGGAGTCGCAGCAATTCGCCCCTACGTTCGAGGATGCGCGATGTGGAATCGAGGGGTGAGCATAGGTCGCGCTTCCGTAATCGCTCACCCACGCCGATCAGGTCACGCTCGCGTTCCATGGAACGGAGCAAGAAGGCAGATCGGCTGGAACGCGGTGAGCTCGGCAGGCTCGACCGTATGCAGGATGGCGGAGCGAGTCCAGGAGGTGGGACTCCTACGCAGGATAGCAATCACGGCGATGTGGACATGAGGTTATCCACGACTAGTCAATCGATACAGAgcgttgttgctgttgcttCGAATATGCCCAGGTCAGGCAATTTCCAAGGCAAGAGGCGCTGCCGGGACTTTGATG AGAAGGGCTACTGCATGAGAGGCGACTTGTGTCCATATGACCACGGCACCGACCCCGTCGTCCTGGAAGACGTGGCATTGAGTCGAGTATTGACATTTGGGCCTCAGGCTCCAGGAGCCGTGCCCGTCGCCGCGGTCCCAGAAGCTACAGCCGGTGGTCCAGTCGGCGTCGGCGGTCCCAACG ATGTACTCACGGAGTACAACCCGGACGCTCCAAGCATGGAACCACAGGTACCGTGGGGTAGGCATCCACCCCCTCCTGGTCCACCAATGTACGGTAGGGGGCAGCGCGAGCTCATAAGCGTCCCCGTAGCTCCGCATGCCAACTCGACTGATTTGCCAatgcagcaacaacaacaatctCATCATCCTCAGCACCATCCTCAGCAAaatcagcaacaacaacaacagcgagATTCGCATCCTACTGGCAATCCGCTCAAACGCAAACAggccttcgattttaaccgaCTTGGCCCCAAGCAGCGTTCTATTCACAACTCATCCAATTGCTCTCTGGAATTGAAGAAAGTTCCGCGAAGCTTGAACAACATTACTCAGTTGAACAATCACTTTAGCAAGTTTGgcaaaattgtaaatatacaAGTGAATTTCGGAGGTGACCCAGAGGCTGCTCTCGTCACCTTCCAGATGCCCAACGAGGCCAAAAGCGCCTACAGGAGCACCGAGGCTGTATTGAACAATAGGTTCATCAAAGTTTTCTGGCATAATAATGTTAACAATAACACTGCTGCTGGCGCTATCGAGAATGTGCCGCCTGGCAAACAGG GAGGTCAGCGACCTTCAGTCAAAGAAAGACTTGGTGCCGCAGTAACAGCACCTAATAAGGTTGACGACAATGAGTACGTGCCAACTCGCCGCACAACGGAAGAACAACAGCCAcctcagcagcaacaacagcaggtTAGCCAGCCTTTAGCTCCAGTTTCAGCCACCAAAGCAGCTATGGTTGCCGATAAAGTCCTCGCCATAAAAAAGAACCAAGAAATGCTCGCTGCTAAGGAAACGCTCAAGAAGAAGCAAGAGGAGAAGCGAAAAGAAGCTATGAAGCTCACAGCTGACCTTCGTAAGCGTAAGCAGGAGCTTCTCGATAAACAGCTGATCGAGTTGAAGTCACTTATCGAGCGTGCTGAGAAAAGTCCCGATCAAAAGGATGCTATTATGGAGACCATCAAAACAGTGCAGAGTTCGATAGACAGTTTAAGAAAAGATCTTGCGACGGGTAATAACAATGGGCAGGCTAGTGCTGTAGCTCCAACTAAGCCGCAGATCAAGACGCGAGAGCAAGCACAGAAGGAGATACTGGATGCTGAGCTCGATCTCATGACCGCGCAACAAGAAGGACAAGACTCGACAGAATTGCAGAAAAA GTTGCAAGAATTAAGAGCTCAAGCTGCTGCGATGGGCTTAAACAGCGCTAGCGCAGGGCGAGGAGCAAGGCCAACTAGGCCAGCACGAGGTAGCACTCATCCTTTCAGAGGACGTGGTCGTGGAGCGACAAACTTCACCCATGTCTCCGTCGACCATAGGCCAACGCATCTTCTAGTCTCTGGTTATGAAACCGAGGAGAAAGCCGAAGTATTAGCGCATTTCCAg CAATTCGGTGAAATCGTCAGTCAAATGGTGGATGACGCCACTCCTTCTATTGTAATTAATTACAAATCAAGAAAAGAAGCAGAGTTGGCAATGTCGAAAGGCAGAAATTTTCAAGACCGAGTTTTATCCATTACTTGGGTAGCAAGCCCATACTTACATCGTCCACCACCAAATAGTTCAGGCACCTCTGGTACAAACTTACAAAGCTCAACCCCTTCTCAACGATCTACGGAGCAATTACAGTCAATGACTGATGAAGAAATAGATTTAGAG aatgCAGATGTAGAGGCGTTACTTTTGGATGAAGATGAAGAAATTGAAGACGAGGACGGCGAGCCACGCAGCTGGCGGCGATAG
- the LOC100115800 gene encoding RNA-binding protein 26 isoform X1, translating into MIIENPDQFKAWLTAVLEPLCDADPAALAKYVYALVKKDKTLDELRVGMVEQLDVFLQQETPNFVELLFKTLETQDYKQPSDVKDEEDGSRTPPTATTPQVSQAPIVETSNIVPLNTVTTTPALHINGSAPTNAVKRETRKSESEKEEKEREKRPRSRGRPRSRTRSRSRSWDRDRRRSRSREHIRRDRERDRSRAWRNKSPPMNIRRHERRRTRSRSNSPLRSRMRDVESRGEHRSRFRNRSPTPIRSRSRSMERSKKADRLERGELGRLDRMQDGGASPGGGTPTQDSNHGDVDMRLSTTSQSIQSVVAVASNMPRSGNFQGKRRCRDFDEKGYCMRGDLCPYDHGTDPVVLEDVALSRVLTFGPQAPGAVPVAAVPEATAGGPVGVGGPNGNAPPPHLPLASLPPPHLRNQHHANMDVLTEYNPDAPSMEPQVPWGRHPPPPGPPMYGRGQRELISVPVAPHANSTDLPMQQQQQSHHPQHHPQQNQQQQQQRDSHPTGNPLKRKQAFDFNRLGPKQRSIHNSSNCSLELKKVPRSLNNITQLNNHFSKFGKIVNIQVNFGGDPEAALVTFQMPNEAKSAYRSTEAVLNNRFIKVFWHNNVNNNTAAGAIENVPPGKQGGQRPSVKERLGAAVTAPNKVDDNEYVPTRRTTEEQQPPQQQQQQVSQPLAPVSATKAAMVADKVLAIKKNQEMLAAKETLKKKQEEKRKEAMKLTADLRKRKQELLDKQLIELKSLIERAEKSPDQKDAIMETIKTVQSSIDSLRKDLATGNNNGQASAVAPTKPQIKTREQAQKEILDAELDLMTAQQEGQDSTELQKKLQELRAQAAAMGLNSASAGRGARPTRPARGSTHPFRGRGRGATNFTHVSVDHRPTHLLVSGYETEEKAEVLAHFQQFGEIVSQMVDDATPSIVINYKSRKEAELAMSKGRNFQDRVLSITWVASPYLHRPPPNSSGTSGTNLQSSTPSQRSTEQLQSMTDEEIDLENADVEALLLDEDEEIEDEDGEPRSWRR; encoded by the exons ATGATCATAGAGAACCCGGACCAGTTCAAGGCGTGGCTGACGGCCGTCTTGGAGCCGCT ATGTGATGCCGATCCAGCGGCTTTAGCAAAATATGTATATGCATTAGTTAAGAAGGATAAAACTTTAGATGAACTCCGAGTTGGTATGGTGGAGCAGCTTGATGTATTTTTACAGCAAG AAACAccaaattttgtagaattATTGTTTAAGACGTTAGAAACACAAGATTACAAGCAGCCCTCTGATGTAAAAGATGAAGAGGATGGTAGTAGAACACCTCCAACGGCAACAACCCCGCAAGTATCTCAAGCACCAATAGTCGAAACGAGCAATATTGTTCCATTAAACACAGTAACTACGACGCCGGCACTTCATATTAACGGCTCGGCACCGACGAATGCTGTCAAGCGCGAGACACGAAAGTCAGAATCcgaaaaggaggaaaaagagagagaaaagcgacCACGCAGTCG cgGTCGACCAAGATCGAGAACGAGATCACGTTCAAGGTCATGGGACAGGGATAGGAGGAGATCCAGAAGTCGAGAGCATATAAGACGTGATCGAGAAAGAGATAGGAGTCGCGCCTGGAGAAACAAGTCTCCTCCAATGAATATTCGTCGACATGAACGCAG GCGGACGAGGAGTCGCAGCAATTCGCCCCTACGTTCGAGGATGCGCGATGTGGAATCGAGGGGTGAGCATAGGTCGCGCTTCCGTAATCGCTCACCCACGCCGATCAGGTCACGCTCGCGTTCCATGGAACGGAGCAAGAAGGCAGATCGGCTGGAACGCGGTGAGCTCGGCAGGCTCGACCGTATGCAGGATGGCGGAGCGAGTCCAGGAGGTGGGACTCCTACGCAGGATAGCAATCACGGCGATGTGGACATGAGGTTATCCACGACTAGTCAATCGATACAGAgcgttgttgctgttgcttCGAATATGCCCAGGTCAGGCAATTTCCAAGGCAAGAGGCGCTGCCGGGACTTTGATG AGAAGGGCTACTGCATGAGAGGCGACTTGTGTCCATATGACCACGGCACCGACCCCGTCGTCCTGGAAGACGTGGCATTGAGTCGAGTATTGACATTTGGGCCTCAGGCTCCAGGAGCCGTGCCCGTCGCCGCGGTCCCAGAAGCTACAGCCGGTGGTCCAGTCGGCGTCGGCGGTCCCAACGGTAACGCACCACCACCGCACCTGCCGCTCGCGAGCTTACCGCCACCCCATCTTCGCAATCAGCATCACGCTAACATGG ATGTACTCACGGAGTACAACCCGGACGCTCCAAGCATGGAACCACAGGTACCGTGGGGTAGGCATCCACCCCCTCCTGGTCCACCAATGTACGGTAGGGGGCAGCGCGAGCTCATAAGCGTCCCCGTAGCTCCGCATGCCAACTCGACTGATTTGCCAatgcagcaacaacaacaatctCATCATCCTCAGCACCATCCTCAGCAAaatcagcaacaacaacaacagcgagATTCGCATCCTACTGGCAATCCGCTCAAACGCAAACAggccttcgattttaaccgaCTTGGCCCCAAGCAGCGTTCTATTCACAACTCATCCAATTGCTCTCTGGAATTGAAGAAAGTTCCGCGAAGCTTGAACAACATTACTCAGTTGAACAATCACTTTAGCAAGTTTGgcaaaattgtaaatatacaAGTGAATTTCGGAGGTGACCCAGAGGCTGCTCTCGTCACCTTCCAGATGCCCAACGAGGCCAAAAGCGCCTACAGGAGCACCGAGGCTGTATTGAACAATAGGTTCATCAAAGTTTTCTGGCATAATAATGTTAACAATAACACTGCTGCTGGCGCTATCGAGAATGTGCCGCCTGGCAAACAGG GAGGTCAGCGACCTTCAGTCAAAGAAAGACTTGGTGCCGCAGTAACAGCACCTAATAAGGTTGACGACAATGAGTACGTGCCAACTCGCCGCACAACGGAAGAACAACAGCCAcctcagcagcaacaacagcaggtTAGCCAGCCTTTAGCTCCAGTTTCAGCCACCAAAGCAGCTATGGTTGCCGATAAAGTCCTCGCCATAAAAAAGAACCAAGAAATGCTCGCTGCTAAGGAAACGCTCAAGAAGAAGCAAGAGGAGAAGCGAAAAGAAGCTATGAAGCTCACAGCTGACCTTCGTAAGCGTAAGCAGGAGCTTCTCGATAAACAGCTGATCGAGTTGAAGTCACTTATCGAGCGTGCTGAGAAAAGTCCCGATCAAAAGGATGCTATTATGGAGACCATCAAAACAGTGCAGAGTTCGATAGACAGTTTAAGAAAAGATCTTGCGACGGGTAATAACAATGGGCAGGCTAGTGCTGTAGCTCCAACTAAGCCGCAGATCAAGACGCGAGAGCAAGCACAGAAGGAGATACTGGATGCTGAGCTCGATCTCATGACCGCGCAACAAGAAGGACAAGACTCGACAGAATTGCAGAAAAA GTTGCAAGAATTAAGAGCTCAAGCTGCTGCGATGGGCTTAAACAGCGCTAGCGCAGGGCGAGGAGCAAGGCCAACTAGGCCAGCACGAGGTAGCACTCATCCTTTCAGAGGACGTGGTCGTGGAGCGACAAACTTCACCCATGTCTCCGTCGACCATAGGCCAACGCATCTTCTAGTCTCTGGTTATGAAACCGAGGAGAAAGCCGAAGTATTAGCGCATTTCCAg CAATTCGGTGAAATCGTCAGTCAAATGGTGGATGACGCCACTCCTTCTATTGTAATTAATTACAAATCAAGAAAAGAAGCAGAGTTGGCAATGTCGAAAGGCAGAAATTTTCAAGACCGAGTTTTATCCATTACTTGGGTAGCAAGCCCATACTTACATCGTCCACCACCAAATAGTTCAGGCACCTCTGGTACAAACTTACAAAGCTCAACCCCTTCTCAACGATCTACGGAGCAATTACAGTCAATGACTGATGAAGAAATAGATTTAGAG aatgCAGATGTAGAGGCGTTACTTTTGGATGAAGATGAAGAAATTGAAGACGAGGACGGCGAGCCACGCAGCTGGCGGCGATAG